In Pseudomonas sp. R76, one genomic interval encodes:
- a CDS encoding UvrD-helicase domain-containing protein: protein MQWTQEQLPIVDSTAEKLLVQAFAGTGKTTTLVGYATHHASVKMLYLCYNKPVELAAKGRFPRNVVCKTAHGLAYAVYGSQYAAKQTNNLRLTDIARAINTQDWELVRDVLSTLNNFMASADNELGRGHFPRFQGQRMLTSAQERFLDSALGVARIIWNRMIDLQDTGMLITHDGYLKLYQLSKPDLSQRFKAILLDEGQDVNPVIADLVRIQRICKVTVGDPHQQIYRFRGAEDALNSDWMADAERHYLTQSFRFGPAVAHVANIILFYKGETRKLQGLGPKTQVKRALPEDLPHRTYIHRTVTGVIENALSLVASKPKIYWVGGIDSYSLRDLEDLYLFSRNQNQSVQNRKLLRDYRDFSQYVEIAEVSQDSEMLRSIKIIAAYPDLPQRIQTLRSRSVDNELDATITLTTGHKAKGLEWDFVSLYDDFSADPLSPDIDQGRKDDELNLLYVAVTRAMKILALNSMVLSIMQRYVDARTSLAGQVR from the coding sequence ATGCAGTGGACACAAGAACAGCTGCCCATCGTCGATTCAACAGCAGAGAAGCTACTGGTCCAAGCCTTCGCCGGCACAGGCAAAACCACAACACTGGTTGGTTATGCCACCCACCACGCCTCGGTGAAAATGCTTTATCTCTGCTACAACAAACCCGTCGAGCTCGCTGCCAAGGGACGCTTTCCTCGCAATGTGGTCTGCAAGACGGCGCATGGCTTGGCTTATGCGGTCTATGGCAGCCAATACGCCGCCAAACAGACCAATAACTTACGCCTCACCGATATCGCCAGGGCCATCAATACCCAGGACTGGGAGCTGGTACGAGATGTACTGAGTACGCTGAACAACTTCATGGCCAGCGCCGATAACGAGCTCGGCCGCGGACACTTTCCCAGGTTTCAGGGTCAACGAATGCTCACCAGCGCGCAGGAACGATTTCTGGACAGTGCACTGGGTGTCGCCAGAATTATCTGGAACCGGATGATCGACCTGCAGGACACGGGAATGTTGATCACCCACGATGGATATTTAAAGCTGTATCAGTTGAGTAAACCTGACCTGAGCCAGCGATTTAAGGCGATTCTGCTCGATGAAGGTCAAGACGTGAACCCGGTCATTGCCGACTTGGTAAGGATACAGCGCATCTGCAAAGTCACCGTCGGCGACCCTCACCAGCAGATTTACCGTTTCCGTGGTGCCGAAGACGCTCTCAACAGCGATTGGATGGCCGATGCAGAGCGCCACTACCTGACCCAGAGCTTTCGCTTCGGTCCAGCAGTCGCGCATGTGGCCAACATCATCCTTTTTTACAAGGGTGAAACTCGAAAGCTGCAAGGGTTAGGCCCCAAAACCCAGGTTAAACGTGCGCTTCCTGAAGACCTACCGCATCGCACATACATCCATCGCACGGTTACCGGCGTCATAGAGAACGCGCTTAGTTTGGTAGCGAGCAAGCCTAAGATCTATTGGGTAGGTGGCATCGACAGTTATTCATTGCGCGACCTGGAAGACTTGTATCTGTTCAGCCGCAACCAAAACCAATCCGTGCAAAACCGTAAGTTACTGCGCGATTACCGGGACTTCTCGCAATACGTTGAAATTGCCGAGGTGAGCCAAGACTCGGAGATGCTGCGATCGATCAAGATCATCGCTGCCTATCCCGATCTGCCTCAGCGCATCCAGACACTACGCTCTCGGTCAGTAGACAACGAGTTGGATGCCACGATCACACTGACGACAGGGCATAAAGCCAAGGGGTTAGAGTGGGACTTTGTCAGCCTGTATGACGACTTTAGCGCTGACCCTCTGTCCCCCGATATCGATCAGGGTCGTAAAGACGATGAGCTGAATTTGCTGTATGTGGCCGTGACGCGGGCAATGAAGATACTGGCATTAAATTCGATGGTGTTATCCATCATGCAGCGCTATGTGGATGCAAGAACATCTCTAGCAGGGCAAGTACGCTAA
- a CDS encoding TIGR03747 family integrating conjugative element membrane protein gives MADMAEKAQQQQEGQKSFLGMVISAPFHFLGVMFGSLLGAILVEWLCMYVFWPDAGWKHAQQMFEHELGWLSQDLLHSVVIKEPGRTATWLAKTTYDWLMVKSGLQDSINSLTQYARSTSPQHAGMFDLRYELGRVMIKFQDYGLAMLYTVLTFCVRMVILTLTIPLFALAAFTGLVDGLVRRDLRKFGSGRESSYLYHKARGTIIPLAIVPWTIYLAIPISVSPLLILLPCALLLGVSVYITVSSFKKYL, from the coding sequence ATGGCCGATATGGCGGAAAAAGCCCAGCAACAGCAGGAAGGGCAAAAATCATTTTTGGGCATGGTGATTTCAGCCCCCTTCCACTTTCTGGGGGTGATGTTCGGCTCACTGCTGGGCGCCATTCTCGTTGAGTGGCTGTGCATGTACGTGTTTTGGCCTGATGCTGGATGGAAGCACGCCCAGCAGATGTTTGAGCATGAACTAGGCTGGCTGTCCCAGGACTTGTTACATAGCGTTGTCATCAAAGAACCGGGGCGCACCGCAACCTGGCTGGCAAAAACTACCTATGATTGGCTGATGGTAAAAAGCGGCCTGCAAGACAGCATTAACTCATTGACCCAATACGCTCGCTCCACGTCGCCGCAGCACGCCGGCATGTTCGACCTGCGCTACGAACTCGGTCGGGTCATGATCAAGTTCCAGGATTACGGCTTGGCCATGCTTTATACCGTGCTCACCTTTTGCGTACGAATGGTCATCCTGACACTGACAATCCCACTGTTTGCACTGGCGGCGTTTACGGGCCTGGTGGATGGCCTGGTGCGACGTGATCTACGCAAGTTCGGCTCCGGCCGTGAGTCGAGCTACCTGTATCACAAAGCACGCGGAACCATTATTCCGCTGGCCATCGTGCCATGGACGATTTACCTGGCTATCCCGATCAGCGTCAGCCCCCTGCTTATTTTGCTGCCGTGCGCGTTGTTATTGGGCGTATCGGTTTACATCACTGTCTCCAGCTTCAAAAAATACCTCTAG